One stretch of Sander lucioperca isolate FBNREF2018 chromosome 13, SLUC_FBN_1.2, whole genome shotgun sequence DNA includes these proteins:
- the LOC116064768 gene encoding histone H2AX, translating to MSGRGKTGAKARAKAKTRSSRAGLQFPVGRVHRLLRKGNYAERVGAGAPVYLAAVLEYLTAEILELAGNAARDNKKTRIIPRHLQLAVRNDEELNKLLGGVTIAQGGVLPNIQAVLLPKKTGQSAPSSGKAGKKASSQSQEY from the coding sequence ATGTCTGGAAGAGGCAAAACCGGAGCAAAGGCCCGCGCCAAGGCAAAGACCCGCAGCTCCCGCGCCGGTCTGCAGTTCCCTGTGGGCCGTGTCCACCGTCTCCTCCGCAAGGGTAACTACGCAGAGAGAGTCGGCGCCGGAGCTCCCGTGTATCTGGCCGCCGTTCTGGAGTACCTCACCGCTGAGATCCTGGAGTTGGCTGGCAACGCCGCCAGAGACAACAAGAAGACTCGTATCATCCCTCGTCACCTCCAGCTGGCTGTGCGCAACGACGAGGAGCTGAACAAACTGCTTGGTGGTGTGACCATTGCCCAGGGCGGTGTCCTGCCCAACATCCAGGCCGTCCTGCTGCCCAAGAAGACCGGCCAATCTGCACCGAGTTCCGGCAAGGCGGGAAAGAAGGCCTCTTCTCAGTCTCAAGAGTATTAG